In the genome of Variibacter gotjawalensis, one region contains:
- a CDS encoding polysaccharide biosynthesis C-terminal domain-containing protein gives MLARFLKGSVFGALAGAAIALGSFASGVVIARLLGVTQTGHVAYVVWLALLVAPIIDLGFAATVGRYIPALRGADDGEQVHAITGYLARRLVAACCLFVAAAIILLLILADINRLSVAAPLAIAGGAVVVAQTLGAFAYAYFRGIVFTERAAQFAIASFALQFLAVAGGSYAFGAVGAVGSYAVAMVLPAIFALFLTAKWGTVPPDMRKRMRRYALFAWGSNIAGALVWSRVEVFFLERYWGLDSVGLFAIALALSALAAQGPTLMANGVLAFMAEKHGRKDQAGVGAAYSAGTRAIALIAFPLCLSMVAAIPILLPAIYGKAFTGAVPAAMIIVAAAAITVPSIIATNLVQAAERNDFIFGSSLVGAAVSMLCGILLIPRYGLVGAALSRAAVQLALVAIGAVFIHRALGFAFPILALVRTFVAALLSSLVIAGCLLATGTILVLVAAIPLAIASYPLTLRLLGVVSSSDAALMANGIALLPSQLRPLCHRVVQFVVSSSNDDGSDFHGKASPPSPA, from the coding sequence ATGCTCGCACGCTTCCTCAAAGGATCTGTTTTCGGCGCACTCGCCGGCGCGGCGATCGCACTCGGCAGTTTCGCAAGCGGCGTCGTAATTGCGCGCTTACTTGGCGTGACGCAAACCGGACACGTCGCTTACGTCGTTTGGCTTGCGTTGCTTGTTGCGCCCATTATCGATCTCGGTTTCGCTGCGACTGTGGGGCGCTACATTCCCGCTTTGCGAGGAGCCGATGATGGCGAGCAGGTCCACGCAATCACGGGCTATCTCGCGCGACGGCTGGTCGCTGCATGCTGCCTATTTGTGGCCGCGGCGATCATTCTTCTTCTAATACTTGCCGACATCAATCGCCTCTCCGTCGCGGCGCCTCTCGCGATTGCAGGCGGCGCCGTTGTCGTCGCGCAGACTCTGGGTGCGTTCGCATACGCGTACTTCCGCGGAATTGTTTTCACGGAACGCGCGGCGCAATTTGCCATAGCGTCTTTCGCGCTCCAGTTCCTAGCAGTGGCAGGCGGAAGCTACGCATTTGGAGCAGTCGGCGCGGTCGGCAGCTACGCGGTCGCCATGGTGCTACCTGCTATCTTCGCGCTTTTTCTCACGGCGAAGTGGGGAACGGTCCCGCCGGATATGCGCAAGCGCATGCGGCGATACGCTTTGTTTGCTTGGGGCAGCAATATCGCGGGCGCATTGGTTTGGTCACGCGTTGAAGTATTCTTCCTCGAACGCTATTGGGGTCTCGACTCCGTCGGTCTTTTCGCTATTGCGCTGGCCCTCTCGGCGCTTGCGGCGCAAGGCCCAACACTCATGGCAAACGGCGTCCTCGCCTTCATGGCAGAGAAGCATGGCCGGAAAGACCAGGCGGGCGTCGGTGCGGCCTACTCCGCTGGCACACGCGCGATTGCGCTCATCGCGTTCCCGCTCTGCCTCAGTATGGTCGCTGCCATTCCGATTTTGTTGCCAGCCATTTATGGCAAAGCATTTACCGGGGCCGTGCCGGCCGCGATGATCATCGTCGCGGCAGCCGCGATTACGGTTCCGTCGATCATCGCAACCAACTTGGTCCAAGCCGCCGAGCGCAACGATTTCATTTTCGGCAGCTCGCTCGTGGGCGCTGCGGTTTCGATGCTTTGCGGCATCTTGCTGATCCCCCGATACGGTCTCGTCGGTGCCGCTCTATCACGAGCCGCCGTACAACTCGCACTCGTCGCTATCGGCGCAGTCTTCATTCATCGCGCGTTGGGATTTGCATTTCCAATACTCGCGCTCGTTCGAACCTTCGTTGCGGCACTCTTATCGTCGCTTGTGATCGCCGGATGCCTTTTGGCGACTGGTACGATCCTCGTTCTCGTCGCCGCGATTCCCCTCGCTATAGCGAGTTATCCGTTAACTCTGCGGCTGCTCGGCGTAGTGTCGTCGTCCGACGCAGCGCTGATGGCAAACGGCATCGCGCTTCTGCCGTCACAGCTGCGTCCGCTCTGTCATCGCGTCGTCCAATTTGTAGTCAGTTCGTCTAACGATGACGGATCTGATTTTCATGGCAAAGCCAGCCCACCATCACCTGCGTGA